The nucleotide window GGGCATCAAGACTCCATGCTAGAATCCACCAAACACGACATCAGGCCGCAGGATGACGCACAAGCGTTTCTGaagcttataataataataatatgaagacGGTGGAACGAATAGGGTTCGCATGGGGACCATTTCATTCTGAAACATCtgtgaaatgtaaaattctgGCTCATCTACAACCGAGTGAAAGTAGCTGATGGTCAGTAAGTTCAGAGCAGCATTAGGGCTCTCCTGCCTTTCGTTTGCTGTCAGTAAAGAAAGGCATTATTGAGTAACGCAGGACAATAAAACCAAAGAGGAAATGAAGCTGGATAGCATGAACATTTTCACACCATTTGTGAATTATGTGcagacaaaacatttacaaaatctCAGGTTTTCATGTGAACTGGGTTTTTTTCAATGGTGAGAAAAGCAGAGAATGGAGGCggcttcacacacacatcaataaaaGTTTGTACCCCCTTCATTGGCTTTAaaatcatttgtgtgtgtgtgtgtgtgtgtgtgtgtgtgtgtgtgtgtgtgtgtgtgtgtgtgtaatgagatTACTCTTGCTTGCACATGAGTTTTTCATGAAATCAAATTGAGCTTTACAAACATTCCACAAATAGCTTCTCAAGATTACATCCCTctccccccacccccctctctctctctttctcatacatacacattatttatcactcacacacacacacacacacacacacacacacacacacacacacacacacctatcagTGGGGTTTCTCTCACTATACTGTGGCTGTGCCCCAAACTGACAAGCGTGAAATGGACACTAGGTGGCGCTTCATCTCTCACCAAAGTAACTCATCCAATAAAGAGCTCTAAAGTTGCTGCAAATGCATATTGCTGTATATTGATGTGGCCAATTGGCTAAAATatctgatattaataataactcaTAAAAATAGAAATCACCATGAGCCCAGATGGTGGTTAATGCCGTATCACTCAGTTCCGAAGATTTCCACAGGTTTTAACAAACATGTGTAGTTTTCTTTTCCACAAATAATATGTATTGAGAGATTGAGGACAATAACGTGTAGCACGGGAGGGTGTGGCCAAGTACGCCAAATAGCTgctgttacagtttttctcagttgctttggagcgtttctgagatcagaaatgaaattctcaaaactttgTGCTCATCAGAAgaacatttctcgttgctttgatcacATTTTGAATGCgttttgtacatatatttaacGGATTGTGttcgagtgtctgctgtttcctacattatcagttgttttatatatatatatatatatatatatatagtggatcAAACAGTTTGCATGTAATAGAGAAACTGGTGAGTGAACAACtctttatagctgctgtaacataagtgtgaacaggaactaacttgaaAACATGTTATGTTTGATATCTTGACAAAAGCAAGTGCAGGTTTTAACAGGTTTAATTAAACCTCAAAATCAGTAGACGGGCAATAAGTCAGATGACTAACAAAGTGTATAAAGTAGAGCAGGCTACAGTCTGAAACACAGTACAGAAACTGCTCAAGATCAAAGCAGAAAATGGGAAACAATGACCTAAAAACTAAAGCTATTGAGGACATTTACTTTCCAGCATGTTAAATAAATCATAGTCTTCTAAACTGTGGCTGTGATTGACTGTGTCGTCAGAAACAGGTGGGACTAATCAGTACAAGGGTAACCGTCAAAGTGTGTGTTGGAAGTCAAGGACGAAAATCCAACAGTGTTCCATGCAGTCCGTGTCAGTGGCCGTGACCTGACAGAGCCTCTCTACCCCCCCAAAGGGGCTACTGGAGTCATTCTTcctctttgtcttcctcttgGTCAAAGGCCCGAGCATTTTGGATGGTTTAATTAAAATTTGTTGCACAGTTTGGGGTCAGGAATGTCCTGGGCTGGTCCAGGTGGGGTTATCAGTGCCCTGACTTATACCAAAAAGTGAAAAGTGGATAGCAATGTTACATAAACAGATTGGgtgatataaaaaacaaacaaaaaaccctttTCACACTAATTTTGTTGGGGAATAAAGATTCCCCAACACTTCTAGAGTTTTCTATTGTGTTTATACTTCATAGCTGGTATTATTTAGTGACTGGCGTAAAGGGCGGGGCTTTGATGCTTCAGCACTCTGTGATCGCCCTGCATCTGACTGAAGCATCCTCCTCAACCGAGTGATTTCCAATttgtacctacacacacacacacacacacacacacacacacacacacacacacacacacaccataaacaacAGCATTGTCACACAGACAAAATTacgctttatttttattttactcgcCAGACATTTTACATGAAATGCATGAACAATGCAACTAAACAAAAATAGTAAACAAAACCTACTTTATCTGTTCAAACTCTTATTTATGTTTCCATATGAATTGAATCTACAATTTCTTAGCAAATTGGTTTTCTCCCATGGGCTATGTTCACAATTGAAAACtttctttgcatttcttttcaaaAACCCCAGGCGAGTAAAATCGGAAAATTTAATAGCCATTAGTTAATGTGAGAAAATTGCTCGCATTGCAGACGGTTGATTATATTCACACACTTAATTTAGCATTAACACCTGTTGTAAATGAACCTGTAAATGAACCTGTAGGGCGGAAACAggactgtgtttgtgtggttaCCTGCCCAGGTGATTATCCACATACTCCTGTAACTCTCTCACTTGCTCCTCTGCAACTGTTGCTCTGGTGATGAGCTGGAGGCGCTCTCTCTCATGCATCTCCTGGTGAAATGATTCAAGACCATAAGACATGTGTAtgagacatgtgtgtgtgagactgtgtgtgtgagactgtgtgtgtgagactgtgtgtgtgagactgtgtgtgtatgagactgtgtgtgtgagactgtgtgtgtgagactgtgtgtatgagactgtgtgtgtatgagactgtgtgtgtatgagactgtgtgtgtgagactgtgtgtgtgagactgtgtgtgtgagactgtgtgtatgagactgtgtgtgtgagactgtgtgtatgagactgtgtgtgagactgtgtgtatgagactgtgtgtatgagactgtgtatgagactgtgtgtgtgtgtgagactgtgtgtgtgagagactgtgtgtgtgagagactgtgtgtgtgagactgcgTGTGTGAGACCGTGTgtatgagactgtgtgtgtatgagactgtgtgtgtgagactgtgtgtatgagactgtgtgtgtatgagactgtgtgtgtatgagactcACCCTCTCCTTTACCTGGATATGGTCATTGTAGGGGGAGGGGCTGTTGGCTTGGCTACGTAGTTACATGTTAGCTACCTATGCTAGCTAGCTACCGATGAAGCGGTGGTTGTCACGGTTACCTGTGCAGTGACTGCGGTCTCTCGAAGTTGCTTCCTGATATCGGCCCAGGCTTCCTCAGTGAGCGCTACACTGCACAGCATTtaaaatacaacaacaaaatatcAACAAACTGTACAGAAATACTACAagaatgaatgcaaatgttctgaaaagttttgagcttttttttctcattcagaaAAACATCCAGAAAACGTGAGAACAGAATTCTACAAATGTctgtaaatttataaaaaaaaaaaaaaaagaaaaaaaaagaaaatcccatGTACAtggatatttaatatttagatgCTTTACTCGGGACTAAGTTGAAGCACATTTGGCAGCAACTACAGCCTCAAGTTTTTTTTAGTATAatgcaacaagctttgcacatCTGGATTGGGGGACTTTCTGCCATTCTTTGGGGCAAATCCTCTTAATCTGAGAGCATCAGCATACAGCCACATTGAGGTCTCCACAGAGATGTTCAACAGGGTtcaggtcagggctctggctgtgTCGCTTAAgtacattcacagagtcgtctcTAATCCATACCTGTGTTGTCTTGGTTGTGTATTTAGGGTTGTTGTTATGCAGGAAGGTGAACCTTTGACCCAGACTGAGGTCCTGGGTGCTGCGgatcaggtttttattgagAAGATCTCCGTTCTTTGCTCCATCAAACTTTCCATCAATCCTGACCAACTGCCTTACCAAGTccatgctgcagaaaaacaccctcacagcatgatgctgcaaccaccatgcttcacttctGGCAAACTCCAAGCAGGCATCCATGGGTTTGGGTTCACAGAGGAGAGGCTTCTGTACAGACATCTTGCCATAATTCCAAGATCAGTAGGGGGCGGCAgtgatggttgttcttctggaattTTGTCCATCTCCACACATGGTCTCTggagctcagtcagagtgaccataAGGTTCTGGCTCCTGACTGTGCCACACTTCTTCCATTTAAAAATTATGAAGGCCACTGTGCTCGTCAGGAATTTTCAGTTCCTTTAACCTATTGGCTTGGTTTCTGCTCTGATCTGCActgtcagctgtgaggcctttGATAAaggggtgtgtgtttgtccacatcatgtccaatcaataaccTTTTCCACAGACAGACTCCAGTCGAGGTGTAGAAACAGGTATAGAGAAATAAGAAGCACCTGAGCTTATTTTCAAGTGTtataaagggtctgaatactaaTGTACATGCAATATTTCagtttcttatttaaaacattttacagacaTCATAGATTTGAGGGACTGTGTGATAAATGTGTGTagataaattgaataaaaaaataaatgattgtattatcaggctgcaatataacaacattgAACAAAAGTAAAGAGGGTCTAAACCCTGTCTGAATGCACTGATGTTTAGATTCACTCACTTCTGAGACGACTGTGACATCAGAGAGACctacaacaataacaatagcaATTCCAGTTCATTAGCAATCAGAGCTTCAGTGAtaatcacactaacacacacacacacacacacacacacacacacacacacacacacacctgttcttGAGCAATTTTGAGTTGTGTCTCCAGGCGAGATTTGTCCTCTCTCAGCTTCTGTagttctctctcagtctctcctcTAAGCTCCACCTCTGCAGGGTTAAAGTGAGCTTCAGGTGGCCCAGCCTCGAGAGCATGCTCAGGGTGTGCCAGGATCTGCTCACGCTGCACTCTGggaaaacattataaataatgaacactgtgtgtaattgtgtaaaagTTAAATAATGAGTAACCTGGtggagtaaatataaaaaaaaaatcaatttacagCTACAAGAAATGTTGGAATGTTCAATAAATAACCTTAGTTCCTGATGTTACaaattatagcagctataaacagttacCTTCTGAGTTTAATAAGACAAAAGTAGTAATGATGGTCATGCTGTGGGTTCTTTCACAATCCATTAACTAGGTGTGGGAAAAGAATATTGTGACTGTTTGTCCTCAAATCACCACCAGAGggcactcacacatacatatatggaTGCTGTTGCTGATTTTGTAGGTGACAAAATGTACCATGAAGTTAAACTGTACTGTGAACACGTGTTCTTActcaaaaacagaaacagccTTTAATtatcacatatacacaacagCACACTAAAATTATTTCCCAGCATGTTAGAAATCTGGGGTCTGGGGGGGTTTAGGGGCACAAGGGTTCAACATCAGCAGCTTAGACACCAATATAATTGATCACTGGCTGCAAGATGTTGATCTTAGATGAGCTGAATTGAATCACATAAAACATCTACAAccccaattacaaaaaaaaagaagttgggtaaaatgtaaatacaaattaaatgaaatgattttcaactctatattttatttattttcagtaacaaAGACATTGTTagaatttcataaaaaaaaaaaaaaaaaaaaaaaaagaaagttgtgccatgtttaccactgagTAGCATCaactcttcttttaacaacagtatACGTCTGGAAACTTGGGAgtccagttgctggagttttgtgagaggaatgttgtcccattctgaTCTGACACAGGATTATCCTGGGTCTTCTGTATCACATTTCTGTTTCataatgtgccaaatgttttcagtcaATGAAAAATCTGGACTACAGGCAGGAGAGTTCAGCATGCAGAGATTTCTACTATGAAGCCATGTGGTAATAATTGCAGTATGCAGTttggcattgtcttgctgaagtATGCAAGGCCTTTCCTAAAAAGTCATTTGTTGAATGGAAgaatatgttgctctaaaagctgtatatatatattaacactGGTGAAGACTTTCCAAATGTTACAGCTGTTTATTCCATAGGTACTAATGCACTCACATAGCATCAAAGATGCTGACTTTACTGTATGCTGATGATAAGCCGGgtgatccctctcctctttagtctgcaGGATGTGGCGTCCATGGTTGCCAAAAAAAGTTCacattttgattcgtctgaccacaaaAAATTTTTCCACTCTACCTCAGTCCATttaaaatgagctttggcccagaccTGTGTATGTAATCGTATATATAAACTTCATATATACAGACATGCtacttgtgtgtgtttacctgtaaGCAGTAAGCAGTAgttggtgtgtgttgttaaGGTTGTGGAGGCGTTTGCGGTAGGTTCTCAGAGTGCTGGTCAGCTGCTCCTCTCTGGAACGATACGACAATCTAACTTCTTTCAGCATGGAGTCCACATACTCCTTCAGCTGCATGCTGTCCTCTCCGTCTCTGCGCACACACTCCTGTAGACATACCGACACAGACAACACTTTTGTATATTATCTCTTAGTGTTTGTATCTGCACTTAGTGTTTAGATGAGATTAGATCTCTGCTGGACTAAATACTGGGTTAAATCAGAAGCTGGAGTAGAATCATTTCAACATGACTCAACCAAATCTGAGCTTTATTACTGTTCATTATCCACTGTTACAAATCTttccattacatttacatttacatttgcggcatttggcagacgcccttatccagagcgacttacaactgagcaggggatggttttagggctttgctcaaaggcccagcagtggcagcttggtggtggtgggatttgaacctgtgatcttctgatccaaagcccaatgccttaaccactgagctaccacctccccattaGCTTGATTAGCATTCGCCATATGGAGGCAgtagtgtggagacggatgttccgctgtggtgacccctaacgggagcagccaaaagaagaagaagaagacaagagCCTTAGAAAGATAGTGATGTGAGCACACAGACGTTCCAGGAGAATGGCTATCTGTTTGCATTTGCCAGGAGGTGGTTGTTGGCATCAGGAACATGATTCcaataatgcaataatgcaGATATTGTGGTTCTGGAGCAGAAAGTTGATACCAGAGTGGTTGGGCTGATATGTCCAGTACCAAAAAAAGGCAGTTTACATGGTGTATTTGGGTGCAGACAAGCCCTCATCCCTCTTCATCTCTTTCTGTGACTCTTCCTGCTCTCCAATAGGGCTTCCCAAAAGTGggtcctttcttttcttcaggTTGTAATCTGACCTCAATTCTGGGTGCAGCAGAAGGAAAGGCTATCATATTATGTGCCAAGAGAAGACAATCAATTATTTgacaatgtgtgtgtaagggtcatACAAAAATATAGCATAGTGTGGGATGTATTGTATTGGCTGAGGAAGTGTTGGTGGGACTGGAATAATCCAGTTGTCTTGGTTGTTATGGGCTTTATCTGCATGCCTCTGGCTTTTcttacatttgttttacagaCACTTACTGGATGGGGTGCTGGGGGCATGTAGTCTCCAGTGAAGAAGGGAGGAAGTGCAACATCAGTCACAAACTTGGTGCAGACAGAAAATAGACTGTTTTGCCATCAAATATGTGGTAGTTACTCATCAAAACAATCTGCTGGGACAAGCCTTTCTC belongs to Silurus meridionalis isolate SWU-2019-XX chromosome 4, ASM1480568v1, whole genome shotgun sequence and includes:
- the ccdc78 gene encoding coiled-coil domain-containing protein 78, which encodes MRKSYEEQQQRLEEKIVAMGKEQQENKKAIRNTQQDLAQQSASLLVSQHQLKEVEAENSKLQNQLKELNQEYRARLTHYIHDIKECVRRDGEDSMQLKEYVDSMLKEVRLSYRSREEQLTSTLRTYRKRLHNLNNTHQLLLTAYRVQREQILAHPEHALEAGPPEAHFNPAEVELRGETERELQKLREDKSRLETQLKIAQEQVSLMSQSSQNVALTEEAWADIRKQLRETAVTAQEMHERERLQLITRATVAEEQVRELQEYVDNHLGRYKLEITRLRRMLQSDAGRSQSAEASKPRPLRQSLNNTSYEV